The nucleotide window GAAGTGAATGAAAAACTGGATCTGGAATTTGAACGTGTTGCATCGACTGAACATCATGTCCGGTATCCGATTGATCACAAGGAAGTACAGAGAATCATTGACGCCAACGAAGAAGAATTAAAAACCTGTCAGGATTTTGACCGGCGGAAGATTCTAAATTCCATGATGAGCGGACTTCGCCGCAAACTGACGATGGATGAAGCCCGGACAGACTGGTTTGCCGATACCCTTCGGCTGAAGGACATTGAAATTGTCGTCAGTCCCTGCGAGCTGGCCTCTAAATTCGGAAAGGAAATCAAGCGTTTAAGTCCTGCTAAATGTTGTCTGATCTTCGGCTACACCAATGGCCGCGGCAGCTATTTATTCCCAAAGGAATATTACGGTTTAACGTTTGAAACGATCAGTTCTGGAATCCCGGCGGAAGAAGTCGAGAATTATATCAACAAAATCATTGCCATTTTATAAAAGGAGAAACGAATTATGATCAAGCTGATACGCAGTGACGACCGGCTGATACACGGTCAATGTGTAACTCAAATCGTCAAGCTTTACGCCATCCAGCACATCCTGGTCATCGACGACTTTACGGCGACCAACCCGTTTCTCAAGCGGATTTTTGAGAAAGCTGTGCCGTCTAACATCACCGCTGAAGCGCTGACTGTCGATCAGGCGATTTCAGCCGCCAGAAAAGCAGTTGACAATGAAGTCAGCACGTTGATTCTGATGAAGACACCCTTAGTGATGCAGCGCCTGCTGGAAGCGGTGGAAGATCTGCCGAAAGATCTGAACATTGCTTCACTGGCAGCCGGTCAGGATCGGACCGCCGTAACAAAATATGCCTATCTGACGCCGCAGGAAATCAGCGCCGTCAAACAGATGGGTGAAGACGGCGTCCATATTTGGTTCAGGCTGATCCCCACTTCACCATGTACCGAGTGGGATAGCATAAAAATGAATTACTGAGCAACCAAGGAGGGGAAAATTCATTATGACAGTATTTCAGGCTTTACTGCTGGCCGTTGCGTCCAGTATCTACGGGCTTCCATTCTGGCGGGGCGGCTTTATTGACCAGTTTACCGGCAAGCCGCTGATCATTGCCCTAATCATCGGCATCGTCATGGGCAATATCAAACAGGCGATGATCATCGGTTCCGTATTGCAGGCGATGTATATCGGCGTGATCGCCGTAGGCGGTATCCAATCCATGCCGTCGATTACCCGCTGCATCTGGTTTGCGCTGCCGCTGGCGATCATTTCCGGCGCCGACGCCGAATTCGCCGTTACTCTCTGTGTTCCATTCAGCATGCTTGAGACTTTTATCACTCAGTTTCTGAGAACCTTAAACACCTACTTTCTGCACTCCGCTGACCGAAAGATCGACGAGGGGAAATTCGACAAGGCATACATCACTTATTATTACGGTTTAGTATTATCCACAGCCGTCAACTTCATTATTATTTTTGGAATGAATGTTTTGGGTTCCACCGTCATCCTGCAATACGCGGAACTGATCCCGGCATGGTTGTTGGGTTCGATGAAAATCTTTACAAAGATGGGGGCAGTCTTAGGCTTCGGTATGCTTTTAACCGGTCTCATCAAAAAGAACATTCAATTCCTATATTTCGTTTTCGGATTCGTACTGTTTAAAGTGATGGGTTTAGATACCATTACTGTAACGATCATCGCCGGTGTTCTGGCTTATCTGTTATTTATCTGTACGGGAACAAAGAAGGAGGCTGAACATGTCTAATCCAAAATTAGATCAATTAGCCAATGATAATAAATGGCTGAGAAAAGTTCTGTTAGCTCATTATAATGTCGCCGGTGTCTGCTTCACCTTTGAACGAATGATGATGCCGGGGATGGCCAACATGTTTATCAAGATTCGTGAGGATCTCTATCCCGGAGATCCTGAAAAACAAAAAGAGCTGATTAAAAATCACGCGGTCTTCTATAATACGCAGCCGAATTTAGGAGCAATTGTCCCGGGCGTAGTTCTGGGGTTGGAAATCGAACGGGCAAAAAACAATTCCATTGACAATGAATTGATCCAGAGTATCAAACAGGCGCTGGCCGGTCCTTTCGCCGGTATCGGTGATTCCTTAATCCAAGGCTTATTGATACCGATTCTGCTTTCCATTGGCATCAGTCTGAGTGCTGACGGTTCCCCATTAGGAGCCATTCTGGGTGTGGTCGTGTTCTTCGGAATCAATATCCCGATGGTCTGGTTCTTATTTAAAACCGGTGTCAAAATGGGGATCAGCGGCGCTGAAAAGCTGATGGACAGCGATCTCAAGGACCATGCAGTCAATGCGATTGAAATGCTGGGCATTATCGTGATCGGCGCTGTCGTTGCCAGTACGGCAAATGTGCAGACCGGTTTGGCCATTACAGCCAGCGGCAGCACCACGAGCATCCAAAGCGTCATCGACAGCATTCTTCCAGGCTTGCTGACAATTCTGTCCACGGTTTTAATCTACTGGCTGATCAAGTACAAAAAAGGACGCGCCATGCGGATCATGGTCGCCATGTTCTTAATTTCTGTCTTGGGCTACTTTACCGGCATCTTAATTTAACTGCCAAATATTCTGTTTCAAGTTTTAAAAGGAAGCGGGCTGCCATGGGCAGCTTCCTTCCTTTTCTAAAATAAGGAGGAAATCGATGAAATTAATTGTCAAAGCCGATGATTATGGCTATACCCCAACCTACAATGACGGAACGATCAAAGCGATTGAAGAAGGCATAGTCACCACGGTGGATCTGATGCTGGATACGCCCGGTGTGGAAGATGCGATAGAGCGAATCAAAGCTTATCCATGGATTTCGGTTGGCTGGCACAGCGGTCATTACTGGGGAGTTCCCGTTGCTGATCCGAAACTTGTTCCGTCTATGGTCAATGCCGACGGCCGGTTTAAATTCCGCCATGATTCCAAAGCGAAAGAAACCGTTGATTTTCATGAAGCCCTGATTGAACTGCGGGCTGAGGTGGAACGCTGCATCCGACTGCTGGGTCGAGCTCCGGATTCCACGCGGCTGCACGGAACCGGGCCGTTGGATGAAGCCAAGCGAATCATCTGTGAGGAATATGGTATTCCTTATGATTATATTTATAACGTCCGTGACGGCGTTGCTTTGAATGAACCAACACAGTTTCAGCAGGCGCGGATCATTACCGTCGGCGATCGCCGAAAGTATATTGGCTGCGGCAAGGAAGACTGCAGCCTGTTCGCGGATTACAATCCTGTCCGTTGGTATAAGGAAACTATGGATCCTGCTTGGGAAGGGGCTTACATCACAGCCTGGCATCCAGGATTCCTGGATGATTACATCGTACAGGAATCCTCGTTTACCGCCTGCCGGCCGCGCGATGTCTGGGCCTTATGCGCACCGGAGCTGAAGGCTTGGATCCGGGATTCAAAGATTGAGTTAGTATCCTTGCGGGACGCCTTATATAACCGGCACGATTATCAAAATCATCTGAAAGTCATCGGCAGTGATCTGGCTGTTCAATCGAGCCGGGAGGACTGACTATGGCCTTTGAATCCTTGGAGCTTCACCACCCTGTGCAGGCTCAGTTAAAAAGTCAGCGGCTGCGCTATCGGGAACCGGAAAATCCGATCAAATGGCCCTATGAGAAGCTGCTTCGGGAACAAAGCAAAACCCGCCGTGTCTATCCGATCAAT belongs to Holdemania massiliensis and includes:
- a CDS encoding PTS system mannose/fructose/N-acetylgalactosamine-transporter subunit IIB; its protein translation is MIKLIRSDDRLIHGQCVTQIVKLYAIQHILVIDDFTATNPFLKRIFEKAVPSNITAEALTVDQAISAARKAVDNEVSTLILMKTPLVMQRLLEAVEDLPKDLNIASLAAGQDRTAVTKYAYLTPQEISAVKQMGEDGVHIWFRLIPTSPCTEWDSIKMNY
- a CDS encoding PTS sugar transporter subunit IIC, giving the protein MTVFQALLLAVASSIYGLPFWRGGFIDQFTGKPLIIALIIGIVMGNIKQAMIIGSVLQAMYIGVIAVGGIQSMPSITRCIWFALPLAIISGADAEFAVTLCVPFSMLETFITQFLRTLNTYFLHSADRKIDEGKFDKAYITYYYGLVLSTAVNFIIIFGMNVLGSTVILQYAELIPAWLLGSMKIFTKMGAVLGFGMLLTGLIKKNIQFLYFVFGFVLFKVMGLDTITVTIIAGVLAYLLFICTGTKKEAEHV
- a CDS encoding PTS system mannose/fructose/sorbose family transporter subunit IID — its product is MSNPKLDQLANDNKWLRKVLLAHYNVAGVCFTFERMMMPGMANMFIKIREDLYPGDPEKQKELIKNHAVFYNTQPNLGAIVPGVVLGLEIERAKNNSIDNELIQSIKQALAGPFAGIGDSLIQGLLIPILLSIGISLSADGSPLGAILGVVVFFGINIPMVWFLFKTGVKMGISGAEKLMDSDLKDHAVNAIEMLGIIVIGAVVASTANVQTGLAITASGSTTSIQSVIDSILPGLLTILSTVLIYWLIKYKKGRAMRIMVAMFLISVLGYFTGILI
- a CDS encoding ChbG/HpnK family deacetylase, which translates into the protein MKLIVKADDYGYTPTYNDGTIKAIEEGIVTTVDLMLDTPGVEDAIERIKAYPWISVGWHSGHYWGVPVADPKLVPSMVNADGRFKFRHDSKAKETVDFHEALIELRAEVERCIRLLGRAPDSTRLHGTGPLDEAKRIICEEYGIPYDYIYNVRDGVALNEPTQFQQARIITVGDRRKYIGCGKEDCSLFADYNPVRWYKETMDPAWEGAYITAWHPGFLDDYIVQESSFTACRPRDVWALCAPELKAWIRDSKIELVSLRDALYNRHDYQNHLKVIGSDLAVQSSRED